Proteins co-encoded in one Xyrauchen texanus isolate HMW12.3.18 chromosome 19, RBS_HiC_50CHRs, whole genome shotgun sequence genomic window:
- the LOC127659757 gene encoding homeodomain-only protein-like, which translates to MTANGNAMAMFGMHLAEDQIKVLEENFTKVSKHPDETTLMLIAAECGLSEEETAKWFRMRNAQWRKAEGLPAQLGSVKD; encoded by the exons ATGACAGCGAATGGAAACGCGATGGCGATGTTTGGGATGCATTTAGCGGAGGATCAGATTAAAGTTCTGGAGGAGAATTTCACCAAGGTCAGCAAACATCCCGACGAAACAACGCTGATGCTGATCGCGGCGGAGTGCGGGCTGAGCGAGGAGGAGACAGCG AAATGGTTCAGGATGAGAAACGCTCAGTGGAGGAAAGCTGAAGGACTTCCTGCTCAACTGGGATCAGTGAAGGACTGA